One region of Juglans microcarpa x Juglans regia isolate MS1-56 chromosome 7S, Jm3101_v1.0, whole genome shotgun sequence genomic DNA includes:
- the LOC121240857 gene encoding protein SOSEKI 2: MEAQGGEVRRIHIVYFLSHMGHVEHPHLIRVQHFNRNNGVYLRDVKRWLADLRGKDMPEAFAWSYKRRYKTGYVWQDLQDDDLITPISDIEYVLKGSENIVSTSFDHHSHSENKASILKRRQQQQQQQPVEVHAEDQPRQRHSSKVVSFEGHPETNTSTDFSSEINQESPLFGSDRSTLTNESLKLEAEMHQQGENLGDSSFCSSPPSKKNKMKSSNKKEKAEKASPSPSSFTKSKSYSSGASSMLRNLITCGAADTNDAALIMMNRADKNKSSFKPNIEAEIRKGERLGGSARVFGTTWNQQQQQENHQQKQQQQQQHNTWKSYYDGGEDSQKKKQSEFPKQKAISSTYKPMAWPNCSQCRKSFKPEKLHSHMQSCKGMKALVKTATVSTEKTPSQAKGSMASSHKESPYGYFLMNE; encoded by the exons atggaagCCCAAGGAGGAGAAGTGAGGCGTATACACATCGTTTACTTTCTGAGTCACATGGGTCATGTTGAGCATCCCCATCTTATTCGGGTTCAGCATTTCAACCGCAACAATGGCGTCTACCTACGAG atgttaaaaGGTGGCTTGCGGATTTGAGAGGAAAAGACATGCCCGAAGCCTTCGCTTGGTCCTACAAAag GAGGTACAAGACAGGTTATGTTTGGCAAGATTTGCAGGATGATGACCTTATCACTCCTATCTCAGACATTGAATATGTTCTCAAAGGTTCCGAGAATATTGTCTCTACCTCTTTTG ATCATCATTCACACAGCGAAAACAAAGCTTCCATATTGAAAAGgcggcagcagcagcagcagcagcagcctgTCGAAGTCCATGCGGAAGACCAACCCCGGCAGCGACATTCATCGAAAGTAGTATCATTTGAAGGGCACCCTGAAACCAATACCTCAACAGATTTCTCTTCTGAAATCAATCAAGAGTCACCTTTATTTGGCTCAGATAGGTCAACATTAACTAACGAGTCACTAAAGCTCGAAGCAGAGATGCATCAACAAGGTGAAAACCTCGGAGATTCTTCCTTTTGTTCCTCACCACCGAGcaagaagaataaaatgaagAGCAGCAACAAGAAGGAAAAAGCGGAAAAGGCATCGCCTTCTCCATCGTCATTTACAAAGAGTAAGAGCTATTCGAGTGGAGCGTCGAGTATGCTACGCAATTTGATTACTTGTGGTGCTGCGGATACCAATGATGCTGCGTTGATTATGATGAATAGAGCTGACAAAAACAAATCTTCCTTTAAGCCCAATATTGAGGCTGAGATTCGTAAAGGAGAGAGATTGGGAGGGTCTGCAAGGGTTTTTGGGACTACTTGGAATCAACAACAGCAGCAAGAAAACCATCAACAAaaacaacagcagcagcagcagcacaATACTTG GAAAAGCTATTATGATGGGGGAGAGGATTCACAGAAGAAGAAGCAGAGTGAATTTCCTAAACAAAAAGCCATTTCAAGTACTTACAAACCAATGGCTTGGCCAAATTGCTC ACAATGCAGAAAGTCGTTCAAGCCAGAAAAATTGCATTCGCACATGCAGTCTTGTAAGGGAATGAAGGCTTTGGTAAAGACTGCTACAGTCTCTACTGAGAAGACACCATCCCAAGCAAAAGGATCAATGGCATCTTCCCATAAGGAATCACCTTATGGCTATTTTTTGATGAATGAGTAG